Within Candidatus Margulisiibacteriota bacterium, the genomic segment TATAAATCCTGACTTCTTAGAAGAAGTAGTTAGGCAATTTAAAGAACAATTTAATATTTTGTCAGAAATTGCTGCTTAAGGTATATGGAGTTTACGATGAAATTGCAAACATTTCTGGACATTACCCCACGATTTTACTACAGGCTATCCAGCAATGAACCAGATGCTATCCAGCAACTACAACCATGGTCTTCCGCAACAACCATCATTTCCTGTCCAACCACCATCCACTACACCTGTCCGTTTCTTTTCCAGCTGAACCACTGCTGACCCGCCCAACCTGCACCGACTGGTGCGGGTTGACCTAGCCTGTACGTTAGAGCTTTATTTTGCGTTTATGAATTTGCTTACCGTCCAGCCACGATTAGCTACACCCATCCGTTTCTTATCTGTGTTCGCCACCCCCTCAACTAGAGTTGAGTAGAGTTTGATAGAGTTGAGAAGAGTTGAGACAGAGCCATGGAGGGATAAATTATTTTTGCATTACTTTTCACCATTCACTTTTCACTATTCACTAAGATAGATACACGCGCAGGGAAATTTAGATTTTAGATTAAACTTGAGACAAAGAGCTATTTTGGTCTTTTGTGTCTTTAATTTTAATAGCTTTACCTAAAGCAAATAATGTTTTATCAATATAATATAAATAATCAGGAATATTTTTTAGGTTTATTTGGACTTCCTTTACCGACCATTTTTTATAATCTGATATTATTTTTTTATGACTTTTATTAACTGTACTCAATTTTCTTAACTTATTTATTTTTTTTGAATCAGTGTTTTCAGTTTTATATATTGCAAATGCACGTAAAACATGTTGATCAATAATAGGTAGATTTTTATTTTTCAAGTATTTACCAAAATGGTAAAACACTAATCCATCTTCTTTTGAAATTGATTCTTCTTTATCCCTAATCCCTTGAATAATATGTTTAATTTTAGTTAAATCCCCATTTTTCCACAATGCTACATAAAAAAGTTTGGTAATAGCATCTGAGTTCTTTATAATATTTTGAAAATTTGGAATTATATTTCCCTCATTGTCGATAACATTTTGATTTATTAGCAAATCAATTTCATCTTTGTTTATATCAAAATTTATTCTGGGATATTTATCAACATTCATTTTGTTTTTAATGAGGACTGGATCTTCATCAATTATTTTTTTTATTGAATCTGTATCTTGAGCCTCTAAGATTTTATTAAAAATACAATCCACATATTCTTTCACGTCATCTGCGGTTTTTAATTCATTATTAACCATTAATCTTTCTCCTCTCACAATCCCAAATACCAATCACTAATTTTCTTATATAAACTTTTATCTGTATCTATCAAAAACGAATGCTCTTTGCCAGCCCACACTAATTTTTTATTAGCCGACTTAACCTTATTATAAACATAGTGCGCTGATTTCGGATCTGCCACATCATCGTTAGGGTAATGCATTATAAGTATTGGACAAGTTACTTTACTAAGTTGTTTTTTGACGTTTTTGGCAAAATAAGAAAGCTGAACAGCGGAATCTATAGGATTTCTAAGATAAGTGATATGTTGTCTTTCAGGCGGTATAGGAACATCTATATGTCCTAATGGAATATGTAGTAGTTTTGTTATCGGATACAGCCAGTAAGCATATTTAGCATTGGAATTTAGATACAGGAATGTTCCAGCAACAACTAAACCGTTGATGTTATAATTCTCTGCTAGCTTTAGCCCAACAAGTGCACCAGCTGACACACCAAACACATAAACATTTTTATAGTTTTCTGAGCAAAAAACATAGGCTTCAGTTGCTGAAGAATACCACTCTTGCCATTTTGTATTCTTTAAATCTTCCGGAGTAGTACCGTGACCTGTTAACCTTATTGCGAACACATCAAAACATTGGTTATAAAGATAGTTCCCTAAGTTTAATGTTTCTGTTGGATTGGAAGTGTAACCATGGACAAGTAAGGCTACTTTATTGTTGGATGGATGTTGTAAATAATATGAATGTCCAGACTCTCTAACGTTGAGTGAGGCTTCTTTAATTAGCAGGTTTTGGTAGAAATCAGGAGTTGAGGCAAAGAGGAAGGAAAATAATAAAAGGAAAAGGATTTGTTTCATTGTATTAAAATTATATCCTAAATTACTGCACGTCGTCACCCAACACCCCTTTTTCTAACCCAAGTAGCAGTTTGCAATATTCTTCATAGATATAGCTTTTCAGTGAGACATAGAATATGATATAGGATACCTATGCAATCATTAATACTTATTCCATTCTACTGGCTCGGCGCAAATCTTGAGTTACTCATTAACTCTTTTTTAGTAACTTTATTCGTTGGACTCATAATTATATATCCGCTTAGAAATAAAAAGTCACTATTCTATAATATTTTAATTTGGATTTTTTTTATATTTCATTCTTGGAATATTTTTCAAATAACAGCAGGCAATGCGTGGTTGTTTTATCATAAAAAGTTATTGGCTATTTTATTAGGATTACTTTTTGCTTTAATAACTGTTTCAACTCCTTACATAATAAAGTTTTTTAAGACTAAATATATTAAATGGATATATTCCATATCAATCATAATAATAGTTGGTTGCTCTACATATATAATACGTTATTAAAATAAATAATGTACGATATAAATGTACATTTGTCTGTTTCCTGTGGTTCTGTCTAAAATAATTCATGACTTCAATATAACCATTGAGGAGTTCACTAGTATGTTGAACGGAAAAGAGGGTTTGTTTTACTTCTTTGAAATTTCCTGTATAGCTTCGTAAGCTGTCATATCACCTAATTCACCTGCTTTTTTTAAATCAGATAATGCTCCATGTTTATCGCCAGAATAGTATTTAGCAAGCCCTCTGTTATGGTAAGCCTCAGCATATTTAGGGTTAAGTTCTATTGCTTTGGTATAGTCCTTAATAGCCCCTTTGTAATCTTTTAGTTTAGCTTTAATATTTCCTCTGTTATAGTAAGCATCTACATATTTAGTGTTAAGTTCTATAGCTCGAGTATAATCTTTAATAGCTCCCGTGTAGTCTTGTAGGTTATCTTTAGCAATTCCTCGGTTATAGTAAGCCCCTGCATCTTTAGGGTTAAATTCTATTGCTTTGTTATAGTCTTTAATAGCTCCCGTGTAGTCTTGTAGATTATATTTAGAAAGCCCTCTGTTATAATAAGCTCCTGCATATTTAGGGTTAAGCTCTATTGCTTTGTTATAGTCTTTAATAGCTCCTGTGTAGTTTTGTAGGTCATCTTTAGCAACCCCTCGGTTATTGTAAGCAGCTGCATATTTAGGGTCTAACTCTATAGCCTTAGAATAATCATCAATAGCCTCTAAGTAATCTTTTAGGACAGCCTTAGCATCCCCTGCATTATAATAAGCTAATGCATTTTTGGAGTTAGCTGCACACACATAAGTAAAAGAAAAAATTAAAATTATTATTCCTATTAATATTTTTTTCATATAGGTTAATAATATAGGGACATTCTTTTTAAATCAATTATTATCAAGCCAATTAATCCATTTTATAATTATAGAACTACATAAAAGTAATGCTACTTTATTATTAGGTTTGTGTTGTAAATAATATGGAGTGCTTGACTCTTGTACGGCGAGAAAGGCTTATTTAATTAGTAGGTTTCGGAATAAATTACTAGGCGGAGCCCATCCAAGAAATACTTACCTAGAATTCGTTCAGGTTTTTCAGTGAATAAATTTTGCCTTTAGTAGCATATAATCCAGTAATTACATTAATGCC encodes:
- a CDS encoding alpha/beta fold hydrolase, yielding MKQILFLLLFSFLFASTPDFYQNLLIKEASLNVRESGHSYYLQHPSNNKVALLVHGYTSNPTETLNLGNYLYNQCFDVFAIRLTGHGTTPEDLKNTKWQEWYSSATEAYVFCSENYKNVYVFGVSAGALVGLKLAENYNINGLVVAGTFLYLNSNAKYAYWLYPITKLLHIPLGHIDVPIPPERQHITYLRNPIDSAVQLSYFAKNVKKQLSKVTCPILIMHYPNDDVADPKSAHYVYNKVKSANKKLVWAGKEHSFLIDTDKSLYKKISDWYLGL
- a CDS encoding tetratricopeptide repeat protein; protein product: MKKILIGIIILIFSFTYVCAANSKNALAYYNAGDAKAVLKDYLEAIDDYSKAIELDPKYAAAYNNRGVAKDDLQNYTGAIKDYNKAIELNPKYAGAYYNRGLSKYNLQDYTGAIKDYNKAIEFNPKDAGAYYNRGIAKDNLQDYTGAIKDYTRAIELNTKYVDAYYNRGNIKAKLKDYKGAIKDYTKAIELNPKYAEAYHNRGLAKYYSGDKHGALSDLKKAGELGDMTAYEAIQEISKK